Genomic DNA from Deltaproteobacteria bacterium:
TGCTTCCCCCGGAAAGGACCAGGGAGAAAAGCCCCTTTTCCGCAACACCCTTATCAGCGGTTTGGCTGATAAGGCCGGCCGCCTCCAGACTTAAGGCTTCCAGGTCGGGGAAATAGCGTATCTCCGGTTTCATATCAAACCCTCATGACCCATTGGGGCGGGACACTGCGAATCATCAAAATATTTTTCGCCGAACGACGAACGCTTCACGCCGAACAGTATTGCTTCATATATTGTTCTATATAAGCCTTGACCTTTTGGGGAGTCCGATAGACACCAAAATGCCCTTCGCATAGAATGTCCGCCTTCAAGGCCAGGAGTTCGTCCATGGAATTATGCCAGTCGCTTAAACTGGAGCCGAAGTCTTTGGAAAAAGGGCCGTGAATATCCTGACCGAAAAGGACCCTTTGCCCCTGGCGATCCATATAGGGAGAAATCGATCCCGGGGTATGGCCGGGAGTATGGAGGCAGATGATTTTTTCCTTCTGACCCAAGGGCAGTTCTTCGATCTTTTCCTTTAAAACCTGATCTATCTTCAAA
This window encodes:
- a CDS encoding MBL fold metallo-hydrolase, whose product is GSDISHPQDALAYLIKGNDQAVLVDAGAGKGSSVIFENIKRSGVHPRELTHLILTHGHVDHIGGAEFFKDKTGCRIVAHEADQGAIESGDPVLTAASWYGVTLPRLKIDQVLKEKIEELPLGQKEKIICLHTPGHTPGSISPYMDRQGQRVLFGQDIHGPFSKDFGSSLSDWHNSMDELLALKADILCEGHFGVYRTPQKVKAYIEQYMKQYCSA